A region of Dermabacter vaginalis DNA encodes the following proteins:
- a CDS encoding helix-turn-helix domain-containing protein: MSYQAVDLFKAHSETNGMTRFIGLVLAHYCNADTLAAWPSIDLLMLDTGASERTIRKALKELETLNEFTISESGDGTRLYTLALTCPPTCDGSSNHGRHLADTRTKRRMVEAARKRAARSTTPTQAPLEDTLEPGLEELSGKICRTREPLAPGLEELSGKHFRTVRQNLPDIDPDTSLKEKEKLTPTTNGSSNNPTPNEVSSLARAADAASGGNTSSTDMNALIYEVRHGLPRQLSMTLTPTAIRKALQRPFALGITLQQLRDALARDWTGARSGAVITYLRELEPPAPEPEPTKVFCPVHTRVDITRTECWKCRKERRTSANKTKRREGETTRDWMERIANNSP, translated from the coding sequence ATGAGCTATCAAGCCGTAGACCTGTTCAAAGCCCACTCCGAGACGAACGGAATGACCCGCTTTATCGGTCTTGTCCTCGCGCACTACTGCAACGCGGACACCCTCGCCGCTTGGCCCAGCATCGACCTGCTCATGCTCGACACCGGCGCATCAGAGCGAACGATCCGCAAAGCCCTCAAAGAACTCGAAACACTCAACGAATTCACTATCAGTGAGAGCGGCGACGGCACCCGTCTCTACACCCTGGCCCTAACCTGCCCACCAACGTGTGACGGCAGCTCCAACCACGGACGACACCTCGCCGACACACGCACGAAACGCCGCATGGTAGAGGCAGCCAGAAAACGCGCGGCCCGCTCAACAACCCCTACCCAAGCCCCACTCGAGGACACTTTAGAACCTGGTTTAGAAGAGTTGTCCGGCAAAATCTGCCGGACACGCGAGCCTTTAGCACCCGGTTTAGAAGAGTTGTCCGGCAAACACTTCCGGACTGTCCGGCAAAATCTGCCGGACATCGACCCCGATACCTCTTTAAAGGAAAAAGAAAAGTTAACACCAACCACCAATGGTTCTAGCAATAACCCGACACCAAACGAGGTGAGCAGTCTCGCGAGGGCCGCTGACGCGGCTAGTGGTGGAAACACTTCCTCCACTGACATGAACGCGCTGATCTACGAGGTCCGCCACGGACTACCCCGCCAACTGTCGATGACGCTCACCCCGACCGCGATCCGCAAGGCCCTCCAACGCCCCTTCGCACTCGGCATCACCCTCCAACAACTGCGCGACGCCCTCGCACGCGACTGGACCGGAGCACGCTCCGGAGCCGTAATCACCTACCTGCGCGAACTCGAACCCCCAGCCCCAGAACCCGAACCGACCAAAGTGTTCTGCCCGGTACACACACGTGTGGACATCACTCGCACCGAATGCTGGAAGTGCCGCAAGGAACGCCGCACGAGTGCTAACAAAACCAAACGACGAGAAGGAGAAACCACCCGCGACTGGATGGAGCGCATCGCCAACAACTCGCCCTAA
- a CDS encoding sigma-70 family RNA polymerase sigma factor: MHHPNETETPLQKLAREDAQALAKRQRIAQSVARFPKEEITEAIDAQRPMVLSTLKSRGATADFDDVMGDISEHVLNSLPNYEAKGNVPLVRWATGVAKSRLNEHYRQSGKRRAREVSYTEEFAREVITMDALEDEGDFLKFLLQKVRERVLATPGGIKQWQRLTHMAPQEQRGAAARSELRELLADESGLPVTYFGSEATEATDPGTVVAHPISRGDGYHVHCTLCGTSADVYEGLLQAARAARTHTH, from the coding sequence ATGCACCATCCGAACGAGACCGAAACCCCCTTACAGAAACTCGCCCGCGAGGACGCGCAAGCTCTCGCCAAACGTCAACGCATCGCTCAGTCGGTTGCACGTTTCCCTAAAGAGGAGATCACCGAAGCTATCGACGCACAGCGCCCGATGGTCCTTTCCACCCTCAAGTCACGCGGTGCCACCGCTGACTTTGATGACGTCATGGGCGACATAAGCGAGCACGTCCTTAACTCCCTGCCCAACTACGAAGCGAAGGGAAACGTGCCGCTGGTGAGGTGGGCGACCGGCGTCGCCAAGTCACGATTGAACGAGCACTATCGCCAAAGCGGCAAACGCCGTGCCCGCGAAGTGTCCTACACCGAGGAATTCGCCCGAGAGGTCATCACGATGGACGCTCTCGAGGACGAGGGGGACTTCCTCAAGTTCCTCCTTCAAAAGGTGCGGGAGCGAGTTCTTGCTACCCCTGGTGGAATCAAACAGTGGCAACGCCTCACGCATATGGCGCCGCAGGAACAGCGAGGCGCAGCCGCCCGTAGCGAATTGCGCGAGCTTCTCGCCGACGAGAGCGGCCTGCCCGTCACCTATTTCGGCAGCGAAGCGACCGAGGCCACTGACCCCGGGACAGTTGTGGCCCACCCAATCAGTCGCGGCGACGGCTACCACGTGCACTGCACGCTGTGCGGTACCAGCGCCGACGTCTACGAGGGCCTACTTCAAGCGGCACGCGCCGCACGCACCCACACCCACTAA
- a CDS encoding helix-turn-helix domain-containing protein — protein sequence MSTAMIPSVIAERDDLPVLPLEKGRQICDRIRQLAARRHEQLTQLAETDEELSSCIQVAYLQRAWEEMGYASWEELCKREFSEARMWDTIEARRKTVHSLLLNVGMSTRAIAAVMGTSDATVRRDLATASNDAVATGSDANDVATASNVAVATQPPSTSDTALASSSPRKSRGLDGAIRQRPIGQELVDRRLLVAQKRAEGKTQAEIAAELDLTQRTVSNDTQAIAQYKQKLDSAQQQRLDEGRLSRTELTELVGLTPISSTQRAIVSAARSAAKGLSADVEFLTESVVFNDSWLGAEAECSSILAPSLISTIHAFAHWLGHEFRWDDVPEDKRMQYHDHLIEAVKALSSATGNLVPED from the coding sequence GTGAGTACCGCAATGATTCCTTCAGTTATCGCGGAGCGTGATGACCTGCCCGTCCTTCCGTTGGAGAAGGGGCGTCAAATCTGTGACCGCATTCGTCAGCTTGCCGCGCGGCGTCACGAGCAGCTTACGCAGCTTGCCGAGACGGACGAAGAACTTTCTTCCTGCATTCAAGTCGCGTACTTGCAGCGCGCATGGGAAGAAATGGGCTACGCCTCCTGGGAGGAACTGTGCAAACGCGAGTTTTCGGAAGCCCGCATGTGGGACACCATCGAAGCGCGCCGAAAGACAGTTCATAGCCTCCTTTTGAACGTTGGTATGAGCACACGCGCTATCGCCGCCGTCATGGGCACGAGCGACGCGACTGTTCGCCGCGACTTAGCAACTGCGTCAAATGACGCAGTTGCTACCGGTAGTGACGCAAACGATGTAGCAACTGCGTCAAATGTCGCAGTTGCTACGCAACCTCCTTCAACTTCAGATACAGCCCTAGCCTCGTCCAGTCCGCGCAAGAGTCGTGGCCTTGACGGCGCAATTCGTCAGCGTCCTATTGGGCAAGAGCTGGTGGACCGTCGTCTTCTGGTGGCGCAAAAGCGTGCTGAGGGGAAGACGCAGGCTGAGATTGCTGCCGAGCTTGACCTGACCCAGCGCACAGTATCGAACGACACTCAAGCGATTGCACAGTACAAGCAAAAACTCGATAGCGCTCAACAGCAGCGTCTAGACGAAGGGCGTTTGAGTCGTACGGAACTGACCGAGCTTGTGGGCTTGACGCCGATTTCGAGTACACAGCGCGCAATTGTTAGTGCTGCCCGTTCTGCCGCGAAAGGCCTTAGTGCAGACGTCGAGTTCCTGACCGAAAGTGTCGTGTTCAACGACTCGTGGCTGGGTGCCGAGGCTGAGTGCTCGAGCATCCTTGCTCCCTCCCTGATCTCGACTATCCACGCGTTCGCGCACTGGCTTGGCCACGAGTTTCGTTGGGACGACGTGCCCGAAGACAAGCGCATGCAGTACCACGACCACCTGATCGAGGCTGTCAAGGCGCTTTCGTCAGCGACCGGAAACCTCGTTCCGGAGGACTAA
- a CDS encoding helix-turn-helix domain-containing protein: protein MTTDHYDTAISSAARALVALNGEKNEKLMDVLGLSYGAVYAKLRGDSPWKASEVAIMAEYFGVPIASFYDGLASLYSSEAPAQGARASVVRHQGLEPRTH from the coding sequence GTGACAACTGACCACTACGACACTGCAATCTCATCGGCAGCACGCGCCCTTGTCGCCCTCAACGGCGAAAAAAATGAAAAGTTAATGGACGTTCTCGGCTTGTCATACGGAGCCGTCTACGCAAAACTTCGAGGCGATTCACCGTGGAAGGCCTCGGAAGTGGCGATCATGGCGGAGTACTTCGGTGTACCCATCGCCTCGTTCTACGACGGCCTTGCTTCGCTATATAGCAGTGAAGCCCCCGCTCAAGGAGCGAGGGCTTCTGTTGTGCGCCATCAGGGACTCGAACCCCGGACCCACTGA
- a CDS encoding NAD-dependent epimerase/dehydratase family protein, with protein sequence MRIAVTGATGVLGQQAVEALVAAGHEVTGVTRRERGLPIVEGRGAHGVIADVFSASDLERTFRGHDVVINTLAKIPTGMGALRPFAWREDDRLHLEASAAIATAAARAGVGKLIQESSMFMYPDNGSKWISEDHPLAVKNQAFKPRVREMRAAVDFAENGRSAVILRLGQLYGRDPGTTYALRKTREGEAVLLGKPSDYLTLVHHIDAGRAFLAALGARSGFYNVGGEPITRARWAKDLGREARAGMDAKFFPAATQAVLPAKMDVQRRSLRVSSIRFMRETGWRPTIGPSSLGWSRI encoded by the coding sequence GTGAGGATCGCAGTCACGGGTGCCACGGGAGTCCTTGGGCAGCAGGCTGTCGAAGCTCTCGTCGCGGCCGGGCACGAAGTCACGGGTGTCACGCGTCGCGAGCGCGGCCTTCCCATTGTCGAGGGGCGCGGCGCCCACGGCGTCATCGCCGATGTCTTCTCCGCAAGCGACCTCGAGCGCACCTTTCGCGGCCACGACGTCGTGATCAATACCCTTGCGAAGATCCCCACGGGAATGGGCGCACTTCGCCCCTTCGCCTGGCGCGAGGACGACCGCCTTCACCTTGAAGCCTCCGCGGCAATCGCCACAGCTGCCGCGCGTGCAGGGGTCGGCAAACTCATCCAAGAATCCTCGATGTTCATGTACCCCGATAACGGGAGCAAATGGATCAGCGAGGATCACCCTCTCGCCGTGAAAAACCAGGCCTTCAAACCCCGCGTGCGCGAAATGCGCGCGGCGGTCGACTTCGCGGAAAATGGACGCAGCGCCGTCATCCTCCGCCTCGGGCAGCTGTACGGCCGCGACCCGGGCACCACCTACGCTCTTCGCAAGACTCGCGAGGGCGAAGCGGTTCTCCTCGGCAAGCCGAGCGACTACCTCACTCTCGTGCACCACATCGACGCGGGCCGAGCCTTCCTCGCGGCCCTCGGTGCCCGATCCGGCTTCTACAACGTGGGCGGCGAGCCCATTACCCGTGCACGATGGGCGAAGGACCTCGGTCGTGAAGCGCGCGCGGGCATGGATGCGAAGTTCTTTCCCGCAGCAACCCAGGCCGTACTCCCCGCAAAAATGGACGTGCAACGCCGCTCGCTGCGGGTCTCCTCGATTCGATTCATGCGCGAGACGGGCTGGCGACCCACGATCGGGCCGTCGAGTCTCGGCTGGTCGCGGATCTAA
- a CDS encoding ABC transporter ATP-binding protein, giving the protein MNEVAVEITGLRKQFPSVLAVNDIDLTVERGEILAFLGPNGAGKTTTLDMVLGLSHPTSGSIRVCGTTPREAIKAGKVSALLQTGGLIADITVGETVDYIASTFPKPTMGRRALELAGITDLANRKVKACSGGEQQRLKFALALLPDPEVLILDEPTAGMDVTARRAFWDRMQAEATSGRTVIFATHYLEEAEQFARRVVFISEGSIVADGPTDQIRDLTGAREVRVRANNPETVMAALRERFPSQRVEIAGSSVATVSTESDNVARFLLAMDGVSALEISHPSLEDSFVRLTKDRKVS; this is encoded by the coding sequence ATGAACGAAGTAGCAGTGGAGATCACGGGGCTCCGTAAACAATTCCCCTCGGTGCTTGCCGTCAACGACATCGATCTCACGGTCGAACGCGGCGAGATTCTTGCGTTTCTCGGGCCGAACGGCGCGGGAAAAACCACGACGCTCGACATGGTGCTCGGCCTCTCGCACCCCACGTCGGGGAGCATCCGGGTGTGCGGCACCACGCCGCGCGAAGCGATCAAGGCCGGGAAAGTCTCGGCGCTTTTGCAGACGGGCGGGCTCATTGCCGACATCACGGTGGGAGAAACCGTCGATTACATCGCCTCAACCTTTCCGAAGCCCACGATGGGCCGGCGTGCTCTTGAGCTCGCGGGCATCACGGACCTCGCTAATCGCAAGGTCAAAGCGTGTTCAGGCGGCGAGCAGCAACGCCTCAAGTTCGCGCTCGCGCTCCTGCCTGATCCCGAGGTACTCATCCTCGATGAGCCAACGGCTGGCATGGACGTCACGGCTCGCCGCGCTTTTTGGGATCGAATGCAGGCCGAGGCAACCTCCGGACGCACGGTCATTTTTGCCACCCACTACCTCGAAGAGGCCGAGCAGTTTGCGCGGCGCGTCGTTTTCATCTCCGAGGGTTCGATCGTGGCCGACGGCCCCACGGACCAGATTCGCGATCTCACCGGCGCGCGCGAAGTGCGTGTGCGCGCGAACAATCCCGAAACTGTCATGGCTGCCCTTCGCGAGCGCTTCCCGAGCCAGCGCGTAGAGATCGCTGGTTCGAGTGTGGCGACCGTCAGCACCGAAAGCGACAACGTCGCTCGGTTCCTGCTCGCCATGGACGGCGTAAGTGCACTCGAAATCTCACATCCCTCCCTCGAAGACTCCTTTGTTCGCCTCACGAAAGATCGGAAGGTCAGCTAA
- a CDS encoding ABC transporter permease, producing the protein MFAIELKRQFRDLVNLFFIVGLPVLIYIAIGTTNDFADINFGDGNIAMSIMIALAAYGAASATTGIATQAGVEKIRGWGRQLGLTPLSDARYIAVKVGVGSIIALLPLVIVYAIGALTKAEAPLEDWILTFLILFVGSMMFGFYGLIFAFAMRSEGAANASTGLLVLFGFLGNLFIPLSGTLLQIGRFTPFYGYAMLAKYPVVHGKMYSTGADFYEDPLWYGLVNMAVWLVIFVVLALVLARKTRERQ; encoded by the coding sequence ATGTTTGCGATCGAACTCAAGCGCCAATTCAGAGATCTCGTCAATCTCTTCTTCATCGTGGGGTTGCCGGTCCTCATTTACATCGCGATCGGGACGACAAACGACTTTGCCGACATCAACTTCGGCGACGGCAACATTGCCATGTCGATCATGATTGCCCTCGCCGCGTATGGCGCCGCAAGCGCGACAACCGGCATTGCCACGCAGGCCGGCGTTGAAAAAATCCGCGGTTGGGGCAGGCAGCTCGGACTCACGCCGCTGAGCGACGCACGCTACATCGCGGTCAAGGTGGGAGTTGGAAGCATCATCGCTCTCCTCCCGCTCGTGATCGTGTATGCGATCGGCGCCCTCACCAAAGCAGAGGCCCCACTCGAGGATTGGATTCTCACGTTCCTCATCCTTTTTGTGGGCTCAATGATGTTCGGATTTTACGGATTGATTTTCGCATTCGCCATGCGAAGCGAGGGCGCTGCCAACGCTTCGACCGGCCTTCTCGTGCTGTTCGGCTTCCTCGGGAATCTCTTCATTCCCCTCAGCGGCACGCTTCTCCAGATCGGCCGGTTCACGCCGTTTTACGGGTATGCGATGCTCGCCAAATACCCCGTGGTCCATGGGAAGATGTATTCCACCGGCGCAGACTTTTACGAGGACCCGCTGTGGTACGGGCTTGTGAACATGGCGGTGTGGCTCGTGATCTTCGTAGTCCTCGCCCTCGTGCTCGCCCGGAAGACTCGCGAAAGGCAGTAA
- a CDS encoding sensor histidine kinase, producing MLDKTEQEATKARGRAIAYAMSLVWLLFLTFPLITACQGGFPTLAGAASILLTLAFAALYAISMIRYFRDPDRITESLTWQSVAFIALLIAICVAQMFLIGTDALSLAIFVVPVTVFLLPPRPGYLAGACVVFATLAYPLLAREFWSLSFGIIASGVFLGCAGSVFFTKSALDDSRVASQEAVLDERERVARDIHDVLGHTLTAIALKSELAERLVDKDSAAAKREIALITQLSREGIADVRSTVLGLRVRQLGVELEQARSVVREAGVDLTVFGEADDVDPRYRILFAWALREAMTNIVRHAHASHARITLHNHRIEVSDDGVGFSGTSGNGLRGLRERVEDAGGSLTLTGGNDGTTVQVQM from the coding sequence ATGCTCGACAAAACGGAACAGGAAGCCACGAAGGCACGCGGGCGCGCAATCGCGTATGCCATGTCGCTCGTGTGGCTCCTTTTCCTCACCTTCCCGCTGATCACGGCATGCCAGGGAGGGTTTCCGACGCTCGCCGGCGCCGCCTCGATCCTCCTGACTCTCGCGTTTGCCGCGCTCTATGCGATATCGATGATTCGGTACTTTCGCGATCCCGATAGGATCACCGAATCGCTCACGTGGCAAAGCGTCGCGTTCATCGCGCTGCTCATCGCGATTTGCGTCGCGCAAATGTTCCTGATCGGCACGGACGCCTTGTCACTCGCGATTTTCGTCGTACCCGTGACGGTCTTCCTCCTCCCCCCGCGCCCCGGTTACCTCGCAGGCGCGTGCGTCGTCTTCGCGACCCTCGCCTATCCCCTCCTTGCGCGGGAGTTCTGGTCGCTCTCCTTCGGAATCATCGCCTCGGGCGTGTTCCTTGGCTGCGCGGGATCGGTGTTTTTCACGAAGTCCGCCCTCGACGACTCGAGAGTGGCCTCGCAAGAGGCGGTGCTCGATGAGCGCGAGAGAGTCGCACGCGACATCCATGACGTTCTCGGGCACACCCTCACCGCGATTGCCCTCAAGTCCGAGCTCGCCGAGCGGCTCGTGGATAAGGATTCGGCCGCGGCGAAGCGCGAAATCGCCCTCATCACTCAACTCTCACGCGAGGGCATTGCCGATGTGCGCTCCACGGTGCTCGGTCTTCGCGTGCGCCAGCTTGGAGTCGAGCTCGAGCAAGCCCGCTCCGTCGTGCGCGAAGCTGGGGTCGATTTGACGGTCTTTGGCGAGGCAGACGACGTTGACCCCCGTTACCGGATCCTTTTCGCGTGGGCTTTGCGCGAAGCCATGACGAACATCGTGCGTCACGCACACGCCTCCCACGCAAGGATCACCCTGCACAATCACCGCATCGAAGTTAGCGACGACGGCGTAGGGTTCTCGGGCACGAGCGGGAACGGCCTGCGCGGCCTTCGCGAACGCGTCGAAGATGCAGGCGGATCACTCACCCTCACCGGCGGCAACGACGGAACGACAGTGCAGGTGCAGATGTGA
- a CDS encoding response regulator transcription factor: protein MIRVLIADDQAMVRGALVALLSLEDDIDVVAEASNGEEALAILRTTDVDVALLDIEMPKRDGIDATAAIAREGLGARCLIVTTFGRPGYLRRALDAGASGFVVKETPADQLAEAVRKVHAGQRVVDPALATESLFEGANPLTEREQEILRIAREGDKISSIAKRVHLSEGTVRNYLSSAIHKTGAATRAAAAKRAEERGWL from the coding sequence GTGATCAGGGTTCTCATCGCGGACGACCAGGCGATGGTGCGCGGAGCACTCGTCGCCCTCCTGAGTCTCGAAGACGACATCGACGTCGTTGCCGAGGCCTCGAACGGCGAAGAGGCACTCGCGATCCTGCGCACCACTGACGTGGACGTGGCCCTCCTCGACATCGAGATGCCCAAACGCGACGGCATCGACGCGACCGCCGCGATCGCGCGTGAGGGTCTTGGAGCACGCTGTCTCATTGTGACCACGTTCGGCCGTCCCGGATACCTGCGCCGTGCCCTCGACGCCGGCGCAAGCGGCTTCGTGGTGAAAGAAACCCCCGCCGATCAACTCGCCGAAGCCGTGCGGAAAGTCCACGCGGGCCAGCGAGTCGTCGACCCGGCTCTCGCCACGGAATCCCTTTTCGAGGGGGCAAACCCCCTCACCGAACGCGAGCAAGAAATCCTGCGTATCGCCCGCGAAGGCGACAAAATCTCAAGCATCGCGAAGAGGGTTCACCTGAGCGAAGGAACCGTGCGAAACTACCTCTCTTCAGCGATCCACAAGACCGGCGCCGCGACGAGGGCCGCCGCCGCAAAGCGCGCCGAAGAACGCGGCTGGCTCTAA
- a CDS encoding cation:proton antiporter has product MELIVLALVGLTVLLLSAIFSRRTGIAAPLLLLVLGIIASFVPWVPDVELTNELVLFGILPPILFASGRNVPAIELRRNLKPIAWLSIVMVIVPALVVGITVHALFREISLPLAIALGAAVSPIDAVAATSIGRRLGLPDRIMTLLEGESLFNDAAALVTMRMAVAALAAGFSFVEASIGFLWAVAGGLAIGYVVGRLINWARGRLDDPILVTVATLASPWASYIPAEQVHASGVIAVVVSSVVMTHLAPRSLNAEERTMVRSTWATVSYVLEHAVFLLMGMQITLLVSDSRLSGGMGSVWLMATVVLVVLIVLRAVGVACVVWMSNHREARARALGRTLKGGLSDEGEQRARIRFGENWESESSRWLNRTRADIDYALTEQISPKGGIVLAWAGMRGVVTLAAIQTLPYVAGGQLVQHRETVILVAFLVAVASLLLFGGTLPFIIRATGLAAPGVDERRHEEKMLVRSMLETVNRELGPLADQLIDGEPVPPHVITRLERRMAVLNNRTNTEALRLERDTRDIYWALFTRYLDALRLALEEERSVGAYSHHALRAAEEMLDRFEVNSRSRG; this is encoded by the coding sequence ATGGAACTGATTGTTCTCGCGCTCGTGGGCCTCACGGTTCTTCTGCTTTCGGCGATCTTCTCTCGCCGAACGGGAATTGCCGCCCCGCTTTTGCTGCTCGTTCTCGGGATTATCGCGAGCTTTGTGCCGTGGGTCCCCGATGTTGAGCTGACGAACGAATTGGTGCTTTTCGGCATCTTGCCGCCGATTCTCTTCGCCTCGGGGCGTAACGTTCCAGCGATCGAGCTTCGAAGGAACCTGAAGCCGATAGCGTGGCTCAGCATCGTCATGGTGATCGTGCCGGCGCTGGTCGTGGGCATCACGGTTCACGCTCTCTTTCGTGAGATCTCGCTTCCGCTTGCGATCGCCCTTGGCGCGGCGGTGTCCCCGATCGATGCAGTCGCGGCGACGAGCATTGGCCGAAGGCTCGGCCTGCCCGATCGCATCATGACCCTGCTTGAAGGGGAGAGCCTTTTTAACGACGCTGCGGCTCTCGTGACGATGCGGATGGCGGTTGCGGCCCTCGCTGCCGGCTTCTCGTTCGTGGAAGCGAGTATTGGTTTCCTGTGGGCCGTGGCGGGTGGCCTCGCGATCGGATACGTGGTGGGCAGGCTCATCAATTGGGCGCGCGGAAGGCTCGATGATCCGATCCTCGTGACCGTCGCGACCCTCGCGAGTCCGTGGGCGTCGTACATTCCCGCCGAGCAGGTGCACGCTTCTGGCGTGATTGCGGTCGTCGTCAGTTCGGTTGTCATGACGCACCTTGCGCCGCGTTCGCTTAATGCCGAGGAACGGACAATGGTGAGGTCGACGTGGGCGACGGTGAGCTATGTGCTTGAGCACGCGGTGTTCCTCCTCATGGGCATGCAAATCACGCTGCTCGTGAGCGATTCACGGTTAAGTGGTGGCATGGGTAGCGTGTGGCTCATGGCAACCGTTGTGCTCGTTGTGCTCATCGTCTTGCGGGCCGTTGGGGTTGCGTGTGTCGTGTGGATGTCGAACCACCGTGAGGCTCGTGCGCGCGCCCTTGGCCGCACGCTCAAGGGTGGGCTTTCCGACGAGGGAGAGCAGCGGGCGCGGATCCGCTTCGGTGAGAACTGGGAATCGGAAAGCTCGCGATGGCTCAACCGCACGCGAGCTGATATCGACTATGCGCTTACCGAGCAGATTTCGCCCAAGGGCGGAATCGTCCTTGCGTGGGCCGGGATGCGAGGAGTGGTGACGCTCGCGGCGATCCAAACTCTCCCGTATGTTGCGGGTGGGCAACTGGTGCAGCATCGCGAAACCGTGATTCTCGTGGCCTTCCTTGTCGCCGTGGCATCGCTCTTGCTTTTCGGAGGAACTCTTCCTTTCATCATTCGGGCCACGGGGCTAGCGGCTCCCGGCGTTGATGAGCGCCGGCACGAGGAGAAGATGCTTGTGAGGAGCATGCTCGAGACAGTCAATCGCGAGCTAGGCCCCCTCGCCGACCAGCTGATTGACGGCGAGCCGGTCCCGCCTCACGTCATCACGCGACTTGAGCGGCGTATGGCGGTGCTCAACAACCGCACGAATACGGAGGCGCTTCGCCTCGAGCGCGATACGCGCGATATCTACTGGGCGCTTTTCACGCGGTATCTCGACGCGCTCAGACTTGCCCTCGAGGAGGAGCGCTCCGTGGGTGCGTACTCCCACCATGCGCTCCGTGCGGCGGAGGAGATGCTCGACCGGTTCGAGGTCAACTCTCGCTCGCGTGGCTAA
- a CDS encoding SDR family oxidoreductase, translating to MTTTKTAVITGSSRGVGADTAKILAAGGYNVVVNYRQKAPRANKVVKEIEEAGGHAIAVGADLTNEDDLERLMQTAIDEFGSLDLLVLNASGGMEKDLGENYALRLNRDAQTNALTAALKRMNPGGRVIFVTSHQAHFINDVETMDAYDAVAKSKRAGEDELTSRIPEMSEKGVSFVVASGDMIEGTVTATLLNRMEPGALEARREAAGKLYSVREFAEEIAKLALADLPTGHVELVGGAKDFLARVDSK from the coding sequence ATGACCACCACTAAGACCGCCGTCATCACGGGCTCGTCGCGAGGCGTGGGCGCCGATACCGCGAAGATCCTTGCCGCGGGCGGCTACAACGTCGTCGTGAATTACCGACAGAAGGCGCCGCGCGCGAACAAGGTCGTGAAGGAGATCGAGGAGGCTGGCGGTCACGCCATTGCCGTGGGGGCCGACCTCACGAACGAGGACGATCTCGAACGCCTCATGCAAACGGCGATTGACGAATTCGGTTCGCTCGATCTTCTCGTGCTCAACGCCTCGGGCGGCATGGAAAAGGACCTCGGCGAGAACTACGCTCTTCGCCTCAACCGCGACGCGCAAACGAACGCCCTCACCGCCGCCCTTAAGCGCATGAATCCCGGCGGTCGCGTGATCTTCGTGACGAGCCACCAGGCGCACTTCATCAATGATGTCGAGACCATGGACGCGTACGACGCGGTCGCGAAATCGAAGCGCGCGGGTGAAGACGAACTGACCTCGCGCATCCCCGAGATGAGTGAGAAAGGCGTGAGCTTCGTGGTGGCCTCCGGCGACATGATCGAGGGCACCGTCACGGCGACCCTTCTCAACCGCATGGAGCCTGGTGCGCTCGAGGCGCGTCGCGAGGCCGCGGGCAAGCTCTACTCGGTGCGCGAGTTCGCCGAGGAAATTGCGAAGCTTGCCCTCGCTGATCTTCCCACCGGGCACGTCGAGCTCGTGGGTGGCGCGAAGGATTTCCTCGCGCGCGTTGATTCCAAGTAA
- a CDS encoding histidine phosphatase family protein — protein sequence MTLIGLVRHGQTDWNLNNIFQGASDVPLNATGIEQAHHALDFSPALPWDFVMSSPLIRARRTAEIIAADHNLRFTGVHEGFREVDFGWAEGKPTAEAYEAYPQRDFPGRESIDAVLERACAALRDVSSQHPDGRILVVAHGTLIRYLVSAVAERAFTSLPNTSLTMLEVSPTLWRVPMIAGFSLRKPFEWRHSEGAIPTMNPAWDAPCGIDPSTLPLAEHSALEAYLPATDTAPANDPEESQ from the coding sequence ATGACCCTGATCGGCCTCGTGCGTCACGGCCAAACCGACTGGAACCTCAACAACATCTTCCAGGGGGCGAGCGATGTGCCCCTGAACGCGACCGGTATCGAGCAGGCCCACCACGCGCTCGACTTCTCCCCCGCACTCCCGTGGGACTTCGTCATGAGTTCGCCGCTCATCCGCGCACGCCGCACCGCTGAGATCATCGCCGCCGACCACAACCTCCGATTTACCGGAGTTCACGAAGGCTTTCGCGAGGTAGATTTCGGGTGGGCCGAAGGTAAGCCGACCGCCGAGGCCTACGAAGCGTACCCCCAGCGTGACTTCCCGGGCCGCGAAAGCATCGACGCGGTTCTCGAGCGCGCATGCGCGGCGCTTCGCGATGTTTCGTCGCAGCACCCCGATGGGCGCATTCTCGTGGTCGCCCACGGAACGCTCATCCGCTATCTTGTGAGCGCCGTGGCCGAGCGTGCCTTCACCTCGCTCCCCAACACCTCCCTCACGATGCTCGAGGTATCCCCCACCCTGTGGCGCGTGCCTATGATCGCCGGCTTCTCCCTTCGCAAGCCCTTCGAGTGGCGTCACAGCGAGGGAGCGATCCCCACGATGAATCCCGCGTGGGACGCACCTTGCGGCATCGACCCGTCCACCCTCCCCCTCGCGGAGCACTCCGCGCTCGAGGCCTACCTTCCCGCCACCGATACCGCCCCCGCGAACGATCCCGAGGAGTCACAATGA